Proteins from one Ipomoea triloba cultivar NCNSP0323 chromosome 1, ASM357664v1 genomic window:
- the LOC116025481 gene encoding E3 ubiquitin-protein ligase MBR1-like isoform X1 yields MQGGRSILDSLTETIDLNQGLVPSSSSMDRSSPWDNMLDPVGSRFSNSVLAASEGNAGCTSAPSFSGWDQGESSSAADVNGRIYCSDLKAGHMWPSSSSNYAVADQGSEERGFESSNVFANKSFSSSYGGNHPISRPSTHHFNSNHSPGNVNITGAYHNDGGHLVTRTGAPSNAYKFGGTEAELIPAFAASSDNTGTSYSSGYMVGNQDVSGSSWGTWGLSGKRKTLEGSSRQLSMGGSSSSNPRAEDIVQHNVPDCYNSSGSLGISSPSNADFMEQCNSRNGHGSRLGVADGFPPLSINSVAESSTRICPWGNIRNQESVSFGLPPIGAAMGHSTVSSIHMPPRPFSISDSSDMRQPLSAPLNPSHTASQSQSMHGPSFPRGMHSFPWNGSHDSQGGSSGSNIVSGGRSGILRDETRFRSSLRNNVENHRLNSATEARNFVQDTTNWNVDIPSGSGIGPSSLMQASHTTWVPNQNLTSSSHQRLSEFSPWTLFPPAELESASQRGHISSLHSATTSEGPVMPTRRANRHSRPYNRSSMIVEVPGDDHSGWRVLAGDIEGRHRMATEQQIRQVLNAMRRVENLHAEDYMMYGPFINGVAEFHDRHRDMRLDVDNMSYEELLALEERIGNVNTGLSEESILKVMKQRKYESPRRGGFSSDLEPCCICQEEYVNEDEIGITECGHEFHMNCIKQWLMVKNLCPICKVTALNS; encoded by the exons ATGCAAGGGGGAAGAAGTATTTTGGATTCCTTAACTGAAACCATTGACCTTAATCAGGGATTGGTGCCCAGTAGCAGTTCCATGGACCGGTCTAGCCCTTGGGATAACATGCTAGATCCAGTAGGGAGCCGTTTTTCAAATTCAGTGCTTGCTGCTAGTGAGGGAAATGCTGGTTGCACGAGTGCTCCTAGTTTCAGTGGTTGGGATCAAGGTGAGTCTAGCTCTGCTGCCGATGTAAATGGTCGTATTTATTGCAGCGATTTAAAAGCAGGGCATATGTGGCCTTCTTCATCAAGCAATTATGCTGTAGCTGATCAAGGGTCAGAAGAAAGGGGGTTTGAGTCCTCAAATGTTTTTGCGAATAAGAGCTTCAGTAGTAGTTATGGTGGCAACCATCCAATTAGCAGGCCTAGTACGCATCATTTTAATTCCAATCATAGCCCTGGAAATGTTAATATAACTGGTGCTTACCACAATGATGGTGGTCATCTGGTCACCAGAACAGGTGCACCTTCAAATGCTTACAAGTTTGGTGGAACAGAGGCAGAGCTTATTCCAGCTTTTGCTGCTTCTTCTGATAATACAGGGACGTCATATAGTTCTGGTTATATGGTTGGAAACCAAGATGTATCTGGTTCTTCTTGGGGCACGTGGGGCTTATCTGGCAAGCGAAAAACTCTAGAAGGTAGCTCCCGCCAGTTGTCTATGGGTGGAAGTTCAAGCTCCAACCCACGAGCCGAGGACATTGTGCAGCATAATGTTCCTGATTGTTATAATAGTTCTGGTAGCTTAGGTATATCGTCACCGTCCAATGCTGATTTTATGGAGCAATGTAACTCGAGAAATGGACATGGTTCAAGATTAGGGGTTGCTGATGGATTCCCACCTTTAAGCATTAATAGTGTTGCAGAGAGCTCTACAAGAATTTGTCCTTGGGGAAATATTAGGAATCAGGAATCAGTTTCGTTTGGTTTACCTCCAATTGGAGCTGCCATGGGGCATTCAACTGTTAGTTCTATTCATATGCCACCCAGACCTTTCTCAATAAGTGATTCTTCTGACATGAGACAGCCATTATCAGCACCATTGAATCCAAGCCATACAGCAAGTCAGTCTCAATCAATGCATGGTCCTAGTTTTCCAAGGGGCATGCATTCATTTCCCTGGAATGGATCACATGATTCACAAGGTGGTAGCTCAGGTTCGAATATAGTATCTGGAGGGAGAAGTGGAATATTGCGAGATGAAACCAGATTTAGGAGCTCCCTGAGAAATAATGTGGAAAATCACAGGTTGAACTCTGCTACTGAGGCTCGAAATTTTGTACAAGATACTACTAATTGGAACGTGGACATTCCTTCTGGTTCTGGAATTGGTCCCAGTTCTCTTATGCAGGCTTCTCATACTACATGGGTGCCTAATCAGAACCTAACTAGTAGTAGCCATCAAAGATTGTCCGAGTTTTCCCCTTGGACTCTTTTCCCACCTGCAGAACTTGAATCTGCAAGCCAGAGAGGTCATATTTCATCTCTGCATTCAGCTACTACTTCAGAGGGGCCAGTGATGCCAACTCGAAGGGCTAACCGTCATTCACGTCCATATAACCGATCATCTATGATTGTGGAGGTTCCAGGTGATGATCACAGTGGTTGGCGTGTTTTAGCTGGTGATATTGAGGGGAGGCACCGAATGGCAACTGAG CAACAGATTCGTCAAGTACTTAATGCTATGAGAAGGGTTGAGAACTTGCATGCTGAG GATTATATGATGTACGGGCCATTCATTAATGGGGTTGCCGAGTTTCATGATAGGCATAGAGACATGAGGCTTGATGTGGACAACATGTCTTATGAG GAATTGTTGGCGTTGGAAGAACGCATAGGGAACGTGAACACAGGATTGAGCGAGGAGTCCATTTTGAAGGTTATGAAACAGCGCAAGTATGAATCTCCACGCCGTGGAGGATTTTCATCCGACTTGGAGCCATGCTGTATATGCCAG GAGGAGTATGTTAACGAGGATGAGATTGGCATAACAGAGTGCGGGCACGAGTTCCATATGAATTGCATTAAACAATGGTTAATGGTGAAGAACCTATGCCCCATCTGTAAGGTGACAGCTTTAAATAGTTGA
- the LOC116025481 gene encoding E3 ubiquitin-protein ligase MBR1-like isoform X2 produces the protein MQGGRSILDSLTETIDLNQGLVPSSSSMDRSSPWDNMLDPVGSRFSNSVLAASEGNAGCTSAPSFSGWDQGESSSAADVNGRIYCSDLKAGHMWPSSSSNYAVADQGSEERGFESSNVFANKSFSSSYGGNHPISRPSTHHFNSNHSPGNVNITGAYHNDGGHLVTRTGAPSNAYKFGGTEAELIPAFAASSDNTGTSYSSGYMVGNQDVSGSSWGTWGLSGKRKTLEGSSRQLSMGGSSSSNPRAEDIVQHNVPDCYNSSGSLGISSPSNADFMEQCNSRNGHGSRLGVADGFPPLSINSVAESSTRICPWGNIRNQESVSFGLPPIGAAMGHSTVSSIHMPPRPFSISDSSDMRQPLSAPLNPSHTASQSQSMHGPSFPRGMHSFPWNGSHDSQGGSSGSNIVSGGRSGILRDETRFRSSLRNNVENHRLNSATEARNFVQDTTNWNVDIPSGSGIGPSSLMQASHTTWVPNQNLTSSSHQRLSEFSPWTLFPPAELESASQRGHISSLHSATTSEGPVMPTRRANRHSRPYNRSSMIVEVPGDDHSGWRVLAGDIEGRHRMATEIRQVLNAMRRVENLHAEDYMMYGPFINGVAEFHDRHRDMRLDVDNMSYEELLALEERIGNVNTGLSEESILKVMKQRKYESPRRGGFSSDLEPCCICQEEYVNEDEIGITECGHEFHMNCIKQWLMVKNLCPICKVTALNS, from the exons ATGCAAGGGGGAAGAAGTATTTTGGATTCCTTAACTGAAACCATTGACCTTAATCAGGGATTGGTGCCCAGTAGCAGTTCCATGGACCGGTCTAGCCCTTGGGATAACATGCTAGATCCAGTAGGGAGCCGTTTTTCAAATTCAGTGCTTGCTGCTAGTGAGGGAAATGCTGGTTGCACGAGTGCTCCTAGTTTCAGTGGTTGGGATCAAGGTGAGTCTAGCTCTGCTGCCGATGTAAATGGTCGTATTTATTGCAGCGATTTAAAAGCAGGGCATATGTGGCCTTCTTCATCAAGCAATTATGCTGTAGCTGATCAAGGGTCAGAAGAAAGGGGGTTTGAGTCCTCAAATGTTTTTGCGAATAAGAGCTTCAGTAGTAGTTATGGTGGCAACCATCCAATTAGCAGGCCTAGTACGCATCATTTTAATTCCAATCATAGCCCTGGAAATGTTAATATAACTGGTGCTTACCACAATGATGGTGGTCATCTGGTCACCAGAACAGGTGCACCTTCAAATGCTTACAAGTTTGGTGGAACAGAGGCAGAGCTTATTCCAGCTTTTGCTGCTTCTTCTGATAATACAGGGACGTCATATAGTTCTGGTTATATGGTTGGAAACCAAGATGTATCTGGTTCTTCTTGGGGCACGTGGGGCTTATCTGGCAAGCGAAAAACTCTAGAAGGTAGCTCCCGCCAGTTGTCTATGGGTGGAAGTTCAAGCTCCAACCCACGAGCCGAGGACATTGTGCAGCATAATGTTCCTGATTGTTATAATAGTTCTGGTAGCTTAGGTATATCGTCACCGTCCAATGCTGATTTTATGGAGCAATGTAACTCGAGAAATGGACATGGTTCAAGATTAGGGGTTGCTGATGGATTCCCACCTTTAAGCATTAATAGTGTTGCAGAGAGCTCTACAAGAATTTGTCCTTGGGGAAATATTAGGAATCAGGAATCAGTTTCGTTTGGTTTACCTCCAATTGGAGCTGCCATGGGGCATTCAACTGTTAGTTCTATTCATATGCCACCCAGACCTTTCTCAATAAGTGATTCTTCTGACATGAGACAGCCATTATCAGCACCATTGAATCCAAGCCATACAGCAAGTCAGTCTCAATCAATGCATGGTCCTAGTTTTCCAAGGGGCATGCATTCATTTCCCTGGAATGGATCACATGATTCACAAGGTGGTAGCTCAGGTTCGAATATAGTATCTGGAGGGAGAAGTGGAATATTGCGAGATGAAACCAGATTTAGGAGCTCCCTGAGAAATAATGTGGAAAATCACAGGTTGAACTCTGCTACTGAGGCTCGAAATTTTGTACAAGATACTACTAATTGGAACGTGGACATTCCTTCTGGTTCTGGAATTGGTCCCAGTTCTCTTATGCAGGCTTCTCATACTACATGGGTGCCTAATCAGAACCTAACTAGTAGTAGCCATCAAAGATTGTCCGAGTTTTCCCCTTGGACTCTTTTCCCACCTGCAGAACTTGAATCTGCAAGCCAGAGAGGTCATATTTCATCTCTGCATTCAGCTACTACTTCAGAGGGGCCAGTGATGCCAACTCGAAGGGCTAACCGTCATTCACGTCCATATAACCGATCATCTATGATTGTGGAGGTTCCAGGTGATGATCACAGTGGTTGGCGTGTTTTAGCTGGTGATATTGAGGGGAGGCACCGAATGGCAACTGAG ATTCGTCAAGTACTTAATGCTATGAGAAGGGTTGAGAACTTGCATGCTGAG GATTATATGATGTACGGGCCATTCATTAATGGGGTTGCCGAGTTTCATGATAGGCATAGAGACATGAGGCTTGATGTGGACAACATGTCTTATGAG GAATTGTTGGCGTTGGAAGAACGCATAGGGAACGTGAACACAGGATTGAGCGAGGAGTCCATTTTGAAGGTTATGAAACAGCGCAAGTATGAATCTCCACGCCGTGGAGGATTTTCATCCGACTTGGAGCCATGCTGTATATGCCAG GAGGAGTATGTTAACGAGGATGAGATTGGCATAACAGAGTGCGGGCACGAGTTCCATATGAATTGCATTAAACAATGGTTAATGGTGAAGAACCTATGCCCCATCTGTAAGGTGACAGCTTTAAATAGTTGA
- the LOC116025481 gene encoding E3 ubiquitin-protein ligase MBR1-like isoform X3, translating to MQGGRSILDSLTETIDLNQGLVPSSSSMDRSSPWDNMLDPVGSRFSNSVLAASEGNAGCTSAPSFSGWDQGESSSAADVNGRIYCSDLKAGHMWPSSSSNYAVADQGSEERGFESSNVFANKSFSSSYGGNHPISRPSTHHFNSNHSPGNVNITGAYHNDGGHLVTRTGAPSNAYKFGGTEAELIPAFAASSDNTGTSYSSGYMVGNQDVSGSSWGTWGLSGKRKTLEGSSRQLSMGGSSSSNPRAEDIVQHNVPDCYNSSGSLGISSPSNADFMEQCNSRNGHGSRLGVADGFPPLSINSVAESSTRICPWGNIRNQESVSFGLPPIGAAMGHSTVSSIHMPPRPFSISDSSDMRQPLSAPLNPSHTASQSQSMHGPSFPRGMHSFPWNGSHDSQGGSSGSNIVSGGRSGILRDETRFRSSLRNNVENHRLNSATEARNFVQDTTNWNVDIPSGSGIGPSSLMQASHTTWVPNQNLTSSSHQRLSEFSPWTLFPPAELESASQRGHISSLHSATTSEGPVMPTRRANRHSRPYNRSSMIVEVPGDDHSGWRVLAGDIEGRHRMATEDYMMYGPFINGVAEFHDRHRDMRLDVDNMSYEELLALEERIGNVNTGLSEESILKVMKQRKYESPRRGGFSSDLEPCCICQEEYVNEDEIGITECGHEFHMNCIKQWLMVKNLCPICKVTALNS from the exons ATGCAAGGGGGAAGAAGTATTTTGGATTCCTTAACTGAAACCATTGACCTTAATCAGGGATTGGTGCCCAGTAGCAGTTCCATGGACCGGTCTAGCCCTTGGGATAACATGCTAGATCCAGTAGGGAGCCGTTTTTCAAATTCAGTGCTTGCTGCTAGTGAGGGAAATGCTGGTTGCACGAGTGCTCCTAGTTTCAGTGGTTGGGATCAAGGTGAGTCTAGCTCTGCTGCCGATGTAAATGGTCGTATTTATTGCAGCGATTTAAAAGCAGGGCATATGTGGCCTTCTTCATCAAGCAATTATGCTGTAGCTGATCAAGGGTCAGAAGAAAGGGGGTTTGAGTCCTCAAATGTTTTTGCGAATAAGAGCTTCAGTAGTAGTTATGGTGGCAACCATCCAATTAGCAGGCCTAGTACGCATCATTTTAATTCCAATCATAGCCCTGGAAATGTTAATATAACTGGTGCTTACCACAATGATGGTGGTCATCTGGTCACCAGAACAGGTGCACCTTCAAATGCTTACAAGTTTGGTGGAACAGAGGCAGAGCTTATTCCAGCTTTTGCTGCTTCTTCTGATAATACAGGGACGTCATATAGTTCTGGTTATATGGTTGGAAACCAAGATGTATCTGGTTCTTCTTGGGGCACGTGGGGCTTATCTGGCAAGCGAAAAACTCTAGAAGGTAGCTCCCGCCAGTTGTCTATGGGTGGAAGTTCAAGCTCCAACCCACGAGCCGAGGACATTGTGCAGCATAATGTTCCTGATTGTTATAATAGTTCTGGTAGCTTAGGTATATCGTCACCGTCCAATGCTGATTTTATGGAGCAATGTAACTCGAGAAATGGACATGGTTCAAGATTAGGGGTTGCTGATGGATTCCCACCTTTAAGCATTAATAGTGTTGCAGAGAGCTCTACAAGAATTTGTCCTTGGGGAAATATTAGGAATCAGGAATCAGTTTCGTTTGGTTTACCTCCAATTGGAGCTGCCATGGGGCATTCAACTGTTAGTTCTATTCATATGCCACCCAGACCTTTCTCAATAAGTGATTCTTCTGACATGAGACAGCCATTATCAGCACCATTGAATCCAAGCCATACAGCAAGTCAGTCTCAATCAATGCATGGTCCTAGTTTTCCAAGGGGCATGCATTCATTTCCCTGGAATGGATCACATGATTCACAAGGTGGTAGCTCAGGTTCGAATATAGTATCTGGAGGGAGAAGTGGAATATTGCGAGATGAAACCAGATTTAGGAGCTCCCTGAGAAATAATGTGGAAAATCACAGGTTGAACTCTGCTACTGAGGCTCGAAATTTTGTACAAGATACTACTAATTGGAACGTGGACATTCCTTCTGGTTCTGGAATTGGTCCCAGTTCTCTTATGCAGGCTTCTCATACTACATGGGTGCCTAATCAGAACCTAACTAGTAGTAGCCATCAAAGATTGTCCGAGTTTTCCCCTTGGACTCTTTTCCCACCTGCAGAACTTGAATCTGCAAGCCAGAGAGGTCATATTTCATCTCTGCATTCAGCTACTACTTCAGAGGGGCCAGTGATGCCAACTCGAAGGGCTAACCGTCATTCACGTCCATATAACCGATCATCTATGATTGTGGAGGTTCCAGGTGATGATCACAGTGGTTGGCGTGTTTTAGCTGGTGATATTGAGGGGAGGCACCGAATGGCAACTGAG GATTATATGATGTACGGGCCATTCATTAATGGGGTTGCCGAGTTTCATGATAGGCATAGAGACATGAGGCTTGATGTGGACAACATGTCTTATGAG GAATTGTTGGCGTTGGAAGAACGCATAGGGAACGTGAACACAGGATTGAGCGAGGAGTCCATTTTGAAGGTTATGAAACAGCGCAAGTATGAATCTCCACGCCGTGGAGGATTTTCATCCGACTTGGAGCCATGCTGTATATGCCAG GAGGAGTATGTTAACGAGGATGAGATTGGCATAACAGAGTGCGGGCACGAGTTCCATATGAATTGCATTAAACAATGGTTAATGGTGAAGAACCTATGCCCCATCTGTAAGGTGACAGCTTTAAATAGTTGA